The following are from one region of the Verrucomicrobiaceae bacterium genome:
- a CDS encoding peptidoglycan-binding protein, which produces MVYSASPGKPALDRVEQADDHSPFTSALLAEMPKPGVHSFEMFGRVEDTVIQKTSGRQAPRIFYNGSTQPFRNFIFTPETAAPIAAADTPPAPAAQPMPQPPSVVSSPPSTAPQPAIPTLPASGYFDLDALYLSGPYAAYNRYSRSQILKQAQQKLKTAGLYTSTPDGESGPGTQRAILAYQQAQNLPLTGKLDSATLESLGLSGQSQMSVPGDHETECKTNNLKAASGPSRAKDHRSSFY; this is translated from the coding sequence GTGGTCTATTCCGCCAGCCCAGGCAAGCCAGCCTTGGATCGCGTCGAGCAGGCAGATGACCACAGCCCCTTTACCAGTGCGCTTCTGGCAGAGATGCCAAAGCCCGGCGTGCATTCCTTCGAGATGTTTGGCCGCGTGGAGGACACGGTGATTCAAAAGACCAGTGGCCGCCAAGCGCCCCGCATTTTTTACAACGGCAGCACCCAACCCTTCCGCAACTTCATCTTCACGCCTGAAACCGCAGCCCCCATCGCCGCAGCGGACACGCCCCCCGCACCTGCTGCGCAGCCGATGCCTCAGCCGCCCAGCGTCGTTTCCAGCCCTCCCTCCACAGCACCACAGCCCGCCATACCAACGCTGCCCGCCAGTGGCTACTTTGATCTGGATGCCCTCTACCTCTCCGGCCCCTACGCCGCCTACAATCGCTACTCCCGCAGCCAGATCCTCAAACAAGCCCAGCAGAAGCTCAAAACCGCCGGCCTCTACACCAGCACCCCCGATGGCGAGTCCGGCCCCGGCACCCAGCGGGCGATCTTGGCTTATCAGCAAGCTCAAAATCTACCACTCACTGGCAAGCTAGACTCCGCCACTCTGGAGAGCTTGGGATTGAGCGGGCAAAGCCAGATGAGTGTCCCGGGTGATCATGAAACCGAGTGTAAGACCAACAACCTCAAGGCCGCGTCCGGCCCAAGTCGCGCCAAAGACCACAGGTCCTCGTTCTATTGA
- a CDS encoding caspase family protein, producing the protein MKATLLLLCLTLTTHAAERIALVIGNDAYQHARKLNTAVNDATAVAAKLKQLQFDVISLPNAGVEQMLTALESLKTKAADARAVLVYYAGHGIESDGANYLVPVDAKLEREIQAQDSGREPGQCLGRVEAHQCPRPHGHSRLLPGQSTGRPLLAGHPQRRRWWWFGCPGTGYVERGHPRGLFRQPRQASLGSRRAGR; encoded by the coding sequence ATGAAAGCCACACTCCTGCTTCTCTGTCTCACCTTGACCACCCACGCCGCCGAGCGCATCGCCCTCGTCATCGGGAATGATGCTTACCAGCACGCACGGAAGCTAAATACCGCCGTCAATGATGCCACGGCGGTCGCCGCCAAACTGAAGCAACTCCAGTTTGACGTCATTTCCTTGCCGAATGCCGGAGTGGAGCAGATGCTCACCGCGCTGGAGAGTCTCAAAACCAAGGCCGCTGATGCCAGAGCCGTGCTGGTTTATTATGCCGGGCACGGCATCGAGAGTGATGGGGCCAATTACCTCGTGCCTGTGGACGCCAAGCTGGAGCGTGAGATTCAGGCTCAAGACTCAGGCCGTGAGCCTGGACAATGTCTTGGACGAGTTGAAGCGCATCAATGTCCCCGCCCGCATGGTCATTCTCGACTGCTGCCGGGACAATCCACTGGAAGGCCGCTCTTGGCTGGCCACCCGCAGCGCAGGAGGTGGTGGTGGTTTGGGTGCCCTGGCACAGGATACGTTGAGCGAGGCCACCCTCGTGGTCTATTCCGCCAGCCCAGGCAAGCCAGCCTTGGATCGCGTCGAGCAGGCAGATGA
- a CDS encoding RNA polymerase sigma factor: MIDSGSPSLASLRANDSRAWQAAYPLLWQAALAAVYAVLGPVKADAENIAADVLAREVVPGVLRPQTDSFNQISSFDDLLGMTRSIARNRAIDFIRRSARRPEVLMDELPDIPAASASGAGPDLMEMVQRHLQPPDPELFHARFILGHTTREIAALRGMSHGTVVSRFARALEKLRHLLREELES; the protein is encoded by the coding sequence ATGATTGACTCTGGCTCACCTTCACTTGCCAGCCTCCGCGCCAATGATTCCCGTGCGTGGCAAGCGGCTTATCCGCTGCTGTGGCAGGCGGCTTTGGCGGCTGTTTATGCGGTGCTGGGGCCGGTGAAGGCGGATGCGGAAAACATCGCGGCGGATGTGTTAGCGCGAGAGGTCGTTCCCGGTGTTTTGCGCCCCCAGACAGATTCCTTCAATCAAATTTCCAGCTTTGACGATCTACTGGGGATGACACGCAGCATTGCCAGAAACCGGGCCATTGATTTCATCCGCCGTTCCGCACGGCGGCCAGAGGTGCTCATGGATGAGCTGCCGGACATCCCGGCCGCTAGCGCCAGTGGGGCAGGCCCAGACCTTATGGAGATGGTGCAGCGCCACCTCCAGCCGCCAGATCCAGAGCTGTTTCACGCCCGCTTTATCCTGGGCCACACCACGCGGGAGATCGCCGCCCTGCGCGGCATGAGTCATGGCACCGTCGTCAGCCGCTTTGCCCGTGCTCTGGAAAAACTACGTCACTTGCTGCGGGAGGAACTGGAATCATGA
- a CDS encoding fumarate hydratase, translating to MPTPAFHYQPLLELGTDDTEYRLLTKEHVRVEKIGDKELLAVDPEALTLLANQAFHDINFFLRPKHLKQVAAILDDPEASENDRMVALTMLKNADVASAGLLPFCQDTGTAIIMGKKGQQVWTGGGDEAALSKGVYLAYTENNLRYSQNAALNMFDEKNTGTNLPAQLDLYATDGDAYKFLFIAKGGGSANKAFLYQETRAVLNPKSIVKFLSDKMTSLGTAACPPYHLTFVIGGTSAESTMKHVKLASTKYYDGLPTTGNEHGRAFRDVELEAQMLQAARECGIGAQFGGKYFALDVRVIRLPRHGASLPIGIGVSCSADRQAKGKITRDGVFIEKLETNPLQYIPEELRHRKDTNAVRIDTNRPMAEIRAELSKYPTTTRLLINGPIIVARDIAHAKLKEMLDAGKPLPDYFKNHPVYYAGPAKTPAGMPSGSFGPTTAGRMDSYVDLFQSHGGSMIMIAKGNRGQQVTDACKKHGGFYLGSIGGPAAILAKENIKKVEVVEFPELGMEAIWKIEVEDFPAFILIDDKGNDFFQTVGPGCSVKH from the coding sequence ATGCCAACCCCCGCTTTCCACTACCAGCCCCTCCTCGAACTCGGCACCGATGACACCGAATACCGCCTGCTGACGAAGGAACACGTCCGCGTCGAAAAGATCGGCGACAAAGAGCTGCTCGCCGTCGATCCCGAGGCGCTCACGCTGCTGGCGAACCAGGCCTTCCACGACATCAATTTCTTCCTGCGCCCGAAGCACCTCAAGCAGGTCGCCGCCATCCTCGATGACCCCGAAGCGAGCGAGAACGACCGCATGGTCGCCCTCACGATGCTCAAGAACGCCGACGTGGCCTCCGCAGGCCTGCTGCCGTTTTGTCAGGACACCGGCACCGCCATCATCATGGGCAAAAAAGGCCAGCAGGTCTGGACCGGCGGCGGTGACGAGGCCGCGCTCTCGAAGGGCGTCTATCTCGCCTACACGGAGAACAACCTGCGCTACTCGCAAAACGCCGCGCTGAACATGTTCGACGAAAAGAACACCGGCACCAACCTGCCCGCGCAGCTCGATTTGTATGCCACCGATGGCGACGCCTATAAATTCCTCTTCATCGCCAAAGGCGGCGGCTCGGCGAACAAAGCCTTCCTCTACCAAGAGACCCGCGCCGTGCTCAATCCGAAGAGCATCGTGAAGTTCCTCAGCGATAAAATGACCTCGCTCGGCACCGCCGCGTGCCCGCCGTATCACCTGACCTTCGTCATCGGCGGCACCTCGGCCGAATCGACGATGAAACACGTCAAACTCGCCTCCACGAAGTATTACGACGGCCTGCCCACCACCGGCAACGAACACGGCCGCGCCTTCCGCGATGTCGAACTCGAAGCCCAGATGCTCCAGGCCGCCCGCGAGTGCGGCATCGGCGCCCAGTTTGGCGGCAAATACTTCGCGCTCGATGTGCGCGTCATCCGCCTGCCGCGTCACGGCGCCTCATTGCCCATCGGCATCGGCGTTTCCTGCTCCGCCGACCGCCAGGCGAAGGGCAAGATCACACGTGACGGCGTCTTCATCGAGAAGCTCGAAACGAACCCGCTGCAATACATCCCCGAGGAGCTGCGCCACCGCAAAGACACCAACGCCGTGCGCATCGACACGAACCGCCCCATGGCCGAGATCCGCGCCGAGCTCAGCAAGTATCCCACCACCACGCGCCTCCTCATCAACGGCCCCATCATCGTCGCCCGCGACATCGCGCACGCGAAGCTCAAAGAGATGCTCGATGCCGGCAAGCCGCTGCCCGATTACTTCAAAAATCACCCCGTCTATTACGCCGGCCCCGCCAAAACCCCCGCCGGCATGCCCAGCGGCAGTTTTGGACCTACCACCGCGGGCCGCATGGACAGCTACGTCGATCTCTTCCAAAGCCACGGCGGCAGCATGATCATGATCGCTAAAGGAAATCGCGGCCAGCAAGTCACCGACGCCTGCAAAAAGCACGGCGGCTTCTACCTCGGCAGCATCGGCGGCCCTGCAGCCATCCTCGCCAAAGAGAACATCAAAAAAGTCGAAGTCGTCGAGTTCCCCGAACTCGGCATGGAAGCCATCTGGAAGATCGAAGTGGAGGACTTCCCCGCGTTCATCTTGATCGATGACAAGGGGAACGACTTCTTCCAGACCGTCGGGCCGGGGTGCTCGGTGAAGCATTGA